DNA from Desulfuromonas sp. AOP6:
GCTTGCCGTACTTGTCCTTGTTGTCAGCGGCATGCTCTTTGGCGTCATCACCGGCAGTGGACCAGTCCCAGCTCATCTTGGTGGCGATGTTCTTGGCGAAGTAAGGAACATGGCAAGTCTGGCAGGCCACGGCCTCGGCGTGGTCATTCAGGCGGCTTTCCGCATGGGGAGCTGCTTCATGGCACTGGGTGCAGCCGAAGTGGCTGTCGCCGGTGGGGGAAACACCCAGGGAGTTGCCGGTAATCTGGTGGTTCTGGGTTTTGTGGCACTCCTGGCACTGAAAATCAGGGCCGTCGGCGTCCATGTGCACGTCGGTGGCGCGATCAGGGTAGGACATGGAAGAATCGAGATCGCCGTGCTTGACGGCGTCGCCACCACCGCCAAAGAAGTGGCAGGTGCCGCAGTTGTCACGGACGGGCATGCCGACATTCTGAGCGATGTTGAGCAGGTCGAGATTAGAAGCGGGCATGCCGCCGGTGCCGGCTGCTTTCTTGTAGGTGCCGGTGTTGTCGTGACAGACCAGGCAGTCGATCTTGGTCTTGTCGGTGAAGTCAAAAGTTTTCACATCTTCCATTCCGTAACCGGCGTGGCAGCCGGAGCAGAAGATTTCGTTAGCTGAGACGGAAGTGCAGAAGTTGTTGATGGCATCGCGCTTTCCGCGATAGACTTCCTCGCCATGTACTTTCTGCTCAAGGGCCCAGTTCCAGTGGGAAGTCTTCATGAAGTCCATGGCCTGGTCTTCGTGACACTCAAGGCATTTCTGGGTCACTTCGGGACCGCTGGTGATGGGGCCGGTGATGAAGGACGTGTGATCGACCTGGGCCATGGCTGGCAGGGCCAGCAGGCAGGCCAGGGCAACGATCACTGCTGTGATTGCTCCGCGTTGCTGTTGCATGTTCTTACCTCCGTTTGCTACCGATTGTTTAAGCCGCTCTGGGCGGCCAGTAAAGGGTAAAGACCCGACCTATTTCGAGCCTTGGCAGGCGAAATGACGACTTCCCGGCTCGGGAATCGTCTTAAGATAAACGCTGAGTTTTTATCATGTAAAAGAAGGGGTTGTCAATCCACTTATTGCAATATGGTAAATGGCTAATCTTTGCATATATCTAATTTTGTATGTTCGGGAAAGTTCCTGGCGCTTTTGCTTTCCTGTGCATTGTCTGTCTCTCATGGTATCGGTTAGAGCTGGTTGAAACTTTCGGACCATTGGGTATAGTGAAAAGCGTATATTTGAACGCCTTAAAGCGGCACCAAAAAAAGACTTAATTTCTCCGGCGCGATACAGGATACTTGTTTTACGGTTATCTGCCGTTTTGGCGGTGATCCGATTATTTGCAGAAAGGGAGAGAATCATGGCGATTGAATCCATTAACCCGGCTACGGGTGACCTGTTGGAGACCTTTGAAGAATGGACGGCGGAAAAAACCGCCGCTGTTATTGACGAAGTCGATGCGGCCTGGCAACGCTGGCGCCTGACGACTTTTGCCGAGAGAGCCCGCCTTATGAAGGCAGCCGCTGTCGTTTTACGGCAGAATGCCGCCGAATACGCCCGAATCATGGCCCTGGAAATGGGCAAGCCGATTACTGAGGGCAAGGGCGAGGTGGAAAAGTGTGCCTGGGTCTGTGACTACTACGCTGACAATGCCGAGAATTTTCTCGCGCCGGAAAAAGTCGAAAGTGATGGGAGCAGGGCCTATGTCGCCTTTCGGCCCATCGGCACCGTACTGGCCGTCATGCCCTGGAACTTTCCTCTCTGGCAGGTCTTCCGGTTTGCTGCTCCCGCCCTCATGGCAGGCAATACCGGTGTTCTGAAGCATTCCTCCAACGTGCCGCGCAGTGCCCTGGCGATTGAGGAGGTCTTCATCAAGGCGGGCTTCCCGGCCAATGTTTTTCGTACTTTGATGATCGGCTCCTCCAAGGTGGACGCGGTGATCGAAAATGATCACATCAAAGCAATCACTCTGACCGGCAGCGATATCGCCGGCCGCAAGGTGGCCGCCAAGTCGGGGCAGATGCTTAAAAAAACTGTCATGGAGCTGGGCGGTAGCGATCCTTTTATTGTTCTCGCCGATGCTGACATCGATCAAGCCGCCGCCGTAGCCTCGCGGGCGCGTTGTATCAACTCAGGCCAGAGCTGCA
Protein-coding regions in this window:
- a CDS encoding NAD-dependent succinate-semialdehyde dehydrogenase — translated: MAIESINPATGDLLETFEEWTAEKTAAVIDEVDAAWQRWRLTTFAERARLMKAAAVVLRQNAAEYARIMALEMGKPITEGKGEVEKCAWVCDYYADNAENFLAPEKVESDGSRAYVAFRPIGTVLAVMPWNFPLWQVFRFAAPALMAGNTGVLKHSSNVPRSALAIEEVFIKAGFPANVFRTLMIGSSKVDAVIENDHIKAITLTGSDIAGRKVAAKSGQMLKKTVMELGGSDPFIVLADADIDQAAAVASRARCINSGQSCIAAKRFIVVDEVYDSFLAKFKAAMGNLVIGDPLDPKTQVGPQAREDLMMELHGQVTASLEKGAKVALGGAPLKQPGYFYPPTILIDVKPGMPAYHEEFFGPVASVIRVKDAQEALKVANDTPFGLGGSVWTRDVAQGESIAGQVEAGAVFVNGIVKSDPRLPFGGVKISGYGRELSHYGIKEFVNIQTVWIG
- a CDS encoding tetrathionate reductase family octaheme c-type cytochrome, translated to MAQVDHTSFITGPITSGPEVTQKCLECHEDQAMDFMKTSHWNWALEQKVHGEEVYRGKRDAINNFCTSVSANEIFCSGCHAGYGMEDVKTFDFTDKTKIDCLVCHDNTGTYKKAAGTGGMPASNLDLLNIAQNVGMPVRDNCGTCHFFGGGGDAVKHGDLDSSMSYPDRATDVHMDADGPDFQCQECHKTQNHQITGNSLGVSPTGDSHFGCTQCHEAAPHAESRLNDHAEAVACQTCHVPYFAKNIATKMSWDWSTAGDDAKEHAADNKDKYGKHTYVKKKGTFEYGKMVQPEYAWYQDGAADAYLPGEKMDPTKVTKLAYPTSTIKDKEAKIYPFKVHRGQQIYDKNHKVFITAKVYGNGGYWKDFDWDKAAKLGMEENPIMIEKGLKYSGEYGFAPTEMYWRINHMVSPAKDALKCLDCHGDNGRMDWKALGYKGDPMTNKKWARK